The proteins below come from a single Eremothecium sinecaudum strain ATCC 58844 chromosome II, complete sequence genomic window:
- a CDS encoding HBR102Wp (Syntenic homolog of Ashbya gossypii AGL159W-A; Syntenic homolog of Saccharomyces cerevisiae YLR146WA) — MLDPIGLNAIRKKYEFQHPGSPAKQIISQVLPFKPHLSHHDEWDMLNSKEPTTEELLTDIKQLQEEIELLFQRYKHINYMVKMDLDEFCHI; from the coding sequence ATGTTAGATCCAATAGGCTTAAATGCAATACGCAAAAAATATGAGTTTCAGCACCCGGGGTCACCAGCAAAACAGATTATCTCACAGGTGCTACCTTTTAAGCCCCACCTCAGCCATCACGACGAATGGGATATGTTAAATAGTAAAGAGCCAACAACGGAGGAATTATTGACAGATATTAAGCAGTTACAAGAAGAAATAGAGCTTCTTTTTCAGCGTTATAAGCACATAAATTACATGGTAAAAATGGACTTGGATGAATTTTGTCACATATGA
- the TRM82 gene encoding Trm82p (Syntenic homolog of Ashbya gossypii AGL159W; Syntenic homolog of Saccharomyces cerevisiae YDR165W (TRM82)): protein MIHPVQVVLSSKDGSLLICVLRNMIHVYKFSVEGHNYQLIGEWVDDFDSTTLIKEKVIKEHQRQLAKKSDKKLKSNDGSAIEQSCKKPSVPVPGEGAPPVYQYIKCLALSQDESILVACTNSDKAVVILRIELEKSNCLSLLKRQPLAKRPNAVAFTNDDETLVIADKFGDVYAIPVLSEKVINSPEPILGHVSILTDIAMVKDKDGKHYILSADRDEHIKITHYPQSYIVDKWLFGHTQFVSTLCVPKWNPEILFSAGGDEVIKAWNWATGQLLSAFKVTDLMNPYLTDFHFPPKRFLVGDGSDRREISIGKVLAFDNIPYLITYAEATKAIFVLKFDSNTRELSHFKTLELPSNVVSLTIASNTNQLAVSLDRRGEQGNLIIFYNYVDGKFNEDNNKVYAIDEALQNTLSDNAIAQVDLQDIQPLYPIGQLRKRGEHYS from the coding sequence ATGATTCATCCAGTGCAGGTTGTTTTGTCAAGCAAAGATGGTTCTTTGCTCATTTGTGTTTTGAGAAATATGATTCATGTTTATAAGTTCAGCGTAGAAGGCCACAATTACCAACTTATTGGCGAATGGGTGGATGATTTTGATTCAACCACTCTGATTAAGGAAAAAGTCATAAAAGAGCACCAAAGACAATTAGCTAAGAAGTCAGATAAGAAGCTGAAATCTAACGATGGCTCAGCAATCGAACAATCTTGCAAGAAACCATCTGTCCCTGTGCCAGGTGAGGGAGCGCCGCCGGTTTACCAATATATCAAATGTTTAGCACTTTCGCAAGATGAATCGATATTAGTTGCATGCACGAATTCTGATAAGGCGGTAGTTATTTTGCGTATAGAGTTGGAAAAGAGCAATTGTCTTAGTTTACTCAAGCGTCAGCCACTTGCAAAACGTCCTAACGCTGTCGCTTTCACAAATGACGATGAAACACTTGTAATTGCAGATAAATTTGGCGATGTATATGCGATTCCTGTACTTTCTGAGAAAGTTATAAACTCCCCAGAACCTATTTTAGGGCACGTTTCCATTCTTACAGATATCGCAATGGTAAAGGATAAGGACGGAAAGCACTATATTTTATCAGCCGACAGAGACGAGCACATCAAAATAACTCACTATCCTCAAAGTTATATTGTTGACAAATGGCTTTTTGGCCATACACAGTTTGTTTCTACGCTTTGTGTTCCAAAATGGAATCCCGAGATCTTATTTAGTGCAGGAGGCGATGAAGTTATTAAGGCATGGAATTGGGCTACAGGTCAACTTTTGTCTGCTTTTAAAGTTACTGACCTAATGAACCCATACCTTACTGACTTCCATTTCCCACCAAAGAGGTTTTTAGTGGGGGACGGGTCTGACAGACGAGAGATTTCAATAGGAAAGGTGCTTGCGTTTGATAACATCCCATATTTGATTACATATGCTGAGGCAACAAAAGCCATTTTTGTACTTAAATTTGACAGTAACACTAGGGAATTATCACACTTTAAAACGCTCGAACTCCCATCTAATGTTGTATCTCTGACTATTGCATCTAATACAAACCAGCTTGCTGTATCGCTGGATAGACGTGGTGAACAAGGCAACCTCATCATATTTTATAATTACGTTGATGGTAAGTTTAATGAAGATAATAATAAGGTTTATGCGATAGACGAAGCTCTACAAAATACATTGTCAGATAATGCAATTGCTCAGGTTGATCTTCAAGATATACAGCCTCTGTATCCTATAGGCCAACTAAGGAAACGTGGCGAGCACTATTCATAG
- the ACF2 gene encoding endo-1,3(4)-beta-glucanase (Syntenic homolog of Ashbya gossypii AGL161C; Syntenic homolog of Saccharomyces cerevisiae YLR144C (ACF2)), translating into MCLDRKKVSDIEYIKQSRMPPPFTEFMSEDRDVEASDNVPPPLPPRNYPSMETNVEIDITMVARLKLQPGPNEFDPNTNFIPPCSTPMANIFASPISTDAPLSLFTKKSHPVPLPGILNNKNKPVETNKFYGNMLVDDQNTPVWTHPYSLWISRSDVLGMAVNHVKESQRVFDDRNTPPRYFYGPVYISSIVFGCTDFQSRKDMKITVVNPRQLSVEMRLGRSEEEYIQFPLVQGMGLITAVYYNLIPRLSSRVGFRSIEGQTSPRSGINKYKIVLNNHVTWTLYVSNPSGKSTRLALQDGDIVSDKSVYGCVFQVIPETDPVVDSVAGCYITSVDFSGSVDGNRGNYTFKYNTAGSSNSGNPLIYALPHQYQNFTLRTTGKTNLKLESVVKGMMQGYITKVFDINVEVHSDLGFDPYTTIPGKNPPRYSNDVLNAIRKAASSEVDDNVLHETDLDSMYFAGKALAKYAWILYCCQFILHDQKLVSNLMPKLKEALRRFITNKQKLPLVYDTTWGGLISSGNEHQDFGNSNYNDHHFHYGYHVIACAIVAKVDREAGDGKWLGENKAWVENLIRDYANPSTEDKYFPVFRSFDWFNGHSWAKGLFHSNDGKDQESSSEDVNASYALKLWGLVTGNKNLAKIGDLMIGVLRTSSQNYFLYTSDNTTEPHQFIPNKVSGILFENKIDHTTYFGKLPQFVHGIHQIPIIPASSIVRSPKFVAEEWHDKVASFIDKVDDGWRGVLMLNLALTDPKESFKFFSSPDFNNKYLDDGQSKTWSLAYSGAFSS; encoded by the coding sequence ATGTGCCTTGATAGAAAAAAGGTTTCGGACAtcgaatatattaaacAGTCCCGGATGCCACCTCCTTTTACTGAATTTATGTCTGAAGATCGCGATGTTGAAGCTAGTGACAATGTGCCACCGCCATTGCCGCCAAGGAATTATCCTTCGATGGAAACCAACGTAGAAATTGACATTACCATGGTAGCACGGTTAAAATTGCAACCAGGTCCAAATGAATTTGATCCCAATACTAACTTCATACCTCCATGTAGTACACCTATGGCTAACATTTTTGCTTCTCCGATTTCCACTGATGCACCACTTAGCTTATTCACTAAGAAGAGCCATCCAGTGCCGTTGCCTGGTATTTTAAATAACAAAAATAAACCCGTTGAGACTAACAAGTTTTATGGGAACATGCTTGTCGATGACCAAAATACACCAGTTTGGACCCACCCATATTCTTTGTGGATTAGTAGGTCGGACGTTCTTGGTATGGCAGTCAACCATGTCAAGGAATCTCAACGGGTTTTTGACGATCGGAATACTCCTCCCAGGTACTTCTATGGTCCGGTTTATATCAGCTCTATTGTATTCGGTTGTACAGATTTCCAATCCCGCAAAGACATGAAGATTACTGTGGTTAACCCTCGACAACTATCCGTCGAGATGAGATTGGGTAGGTCAGAGGAGGAATATATCCAGTTTCCTTTGGTCCAAGGAATGGGACTCATTACTGCTGTTTACTATAATTTGATTCCCAGACTATCCTCAAGAGTTGGATTCAGATCAATCGAGGGTCAAACTTCTCCTCGCTCAGGTATTAACAAATATAAAATTGTCTTGAATAATCATGTCACCTGGACATTGTACGTTTCAAATCCATCTGGAAAATCTACACGGTTGGCACTTCAGGATGGAGACATTGTGTCTGATAAAAGTGTTTATGGTTGCGTATTTCAAGTCATTCCCGAAACCGATCCTGTAGTTGACAGCGTCGCAGGTTGCTATATCACCTCTGTTGATTTCAGTGGGTCTGTTGACGGTAACAGAGGTAATTATACTTTCAAGTATAATACTGCTGGGTCGTCCAACAGCGGAAATCCTTTGATTTACGCATTGCCTCACCAGTATCAAAATTTTACTCTGAGAACTACTGGTAAGACAAACTTAAAGCTTGAATCAGTCGTGAAAGGTATGATGCAAGGGTACATTACAAAAGTATTTGACATCAATGTAGAGGTTCATTCTGATCTTGGTTTTGACCCTTACACAACAATTCCTGGGAAAAATCCCCCACGTTATTCTAATGATGTGTTAAATGCTATTAGGAAAGCTGCTTCCTCGGAAGTTGATGACAATGTACTTCATGAAACAGATTTGGACTCAATGTATTTTGCTGGTAAGGCCCTAGCTAAATACGCTTGGATATTATATTGTTGTCAGTTCATATTGCACGATCAAAAGTTGGTATCGAATCTCATGCCCAAATTAAAGGAAGCTCTACGCAGATTCATCACcaataaacaaaaattgCCGCTAGTTTATGACACCACATGGGGTGGTCTTATCTCTTCCGGTAATGAACACCAGGACTTCGGAAATAGTAATTACAATGACCATCACTTTCACTACGGTTATCACGTTATTGCTTGTGCAATAGTGGCCAAAGTTGATCGTGAGGCGGGAGATGGTAAGTGGTTGGGTGAAAATAAAGCGTGGGTTGAGAACTTGATCAGGGATTATGCCAATCCAAGCACTGAAGATAAGTACTTCCCAGTATTCAGGTCTTTCGATTGGTTCAATGGTCATTCTTGGGCAAAAGGGCTATTCCATAGCAATGACGGCAAGGACCAAGAATCAAGTTCTGAAGATGTTAATGCATCCTATGCATTAAAGCTATGGGGTCTAGTTACCGGTAACAAAAACCTTGCCAAAATAGGCGATTTGATGATAGGTGTGTTGAGAACATCTTCACAGAACTATTTCTTGTACACCAGCGATAATACCACAGAACCCCACCAATTTATACCAAACAAAGTGAGTGGTATCTTGTTTGAAAACAAAATTGATCATACAACTTACTTCGGTAAGTTGCCTCAATTTGTTCATGGGATTCATCAGATCCCAATTATACCTGCTTCATCAATTGTTCGTTCACCAAAATTTGTTGCTGAAGAATGGCATGATAAAGTGGCCTCATTCATTGATAAAGTTGATGACGGTTGGAGAGGAGTCTTGATGCTAAACCTAGCATTAACCGATCCAAAGGAATCATTCAAATTCTTCAGCAGTCCAGATTTTAACAATAAATACCTTGACGACGGACAAAGTAAGACCTGGTCTTTGGCTTATTCGGGCGCATTTTCATCTTGA
- the SEC5 gene encoding exocyst subunit SEC5 (Syntenic homolog of Ashbya gossypii AGL158C; Syntenic homolog of Saccharomyces cerevisiae YDR166C (SEC5)) yields MSDPNPFAFDDATLRTFYLLRSLNPRTDWKTDTLDIDSTDTQAENNQYNAAHIPDPLNPQISMQKACKGLSLKPEVQYRYLINSNRFNSKLFLRDVHKDDTFEQLSNALDILDASLKEQSEDLKTLVQKNFVRYVRCKSNLDQIYDKFDRRMNGNDNFLDIDHLEDSLRDMARETTIKLKPLMDQATKLQDYKATIRFVQESKELFDLPKKLVDGVNKQDHAKLMFEYRRGMQIHSKLNRNPVVTRVWNEVEAVIDQYREDTWDQLVAPLENQTQEYFLPLMSKLMDLKVEDNPITKWMDTRISHFDSQLTELSQTLMNKILAAKKNILKNSSGDDIELSFYLNMETYSEDESDKSRRNYSLTDSPIVVEMWLLILKYIASISNLCSSFVEFWEHVERFVNNTYQTTLLNEKRKDNIIGLGELSQDEETLLQLSEEEIANKREKGENFVRLVNRVLCDLFLASQESLGNGPAKIKEDGLPSNYGFIPPRCNSLSCLRYLPKIVDPIFKFTTELAQLMITDKSIEILRQLVARVLNRCVGAISSTKLRDMSNSHILEDWEVYTRTAEEQYCITQYPAIVLSFNYYSIRTVRDMLFSYEKLPVLNGVSIVSHPSKQFLMEIEAQQIVSLESVLESILKNATKDKDLPRNSHTILTLSNLQHIKKYTFPEILQYFDEAFESNLSNRKSSIFVLLDKMETSIFGNYISGLKITLKEILEKKFHDINWSKHSSNSFRVGDYIIEALMVLVTVHSECFQLGPQLINQIFKETQIFISKYLFEAFKPYTGNISADGLLQVTVDLQFFQKVLGSHLEKETEVVLTACLQNCMSNDLVKMQTCITETEPIVASNLSRTSVQFASFH; encoded by the coding sequence ATGTCCGATCCTAACCCTTTTGCATTTGATGATGCAACATTGCGAACATTTTACCTGTTAAGATCGTTGAATCCAAGAACCGACTGGAAAACAGACACTTTGGATATAGATTCAACGGACACACAAGCTGAGAACAATCAATATAATGCGGCGCACATTCCAGATCCTTTGAACCCTCAAATATCCATGCAAAAGGCTTGCAAAGGTTTGAGTTTAAAACCTGAAGTCCAGTACAGATATTTAATTAACAGTAACAGATTCAATTCTAAGTTGTTTTTACGTGATGTTCATAAGGATGACACTTTTGAGCAACTTTCAAATGCGTTAGATATACTAGATGCGTCTTTGAAAGAACAGAGTGAGGACCTGAAAACACTAGTTCAGAAAAACTTTGTTCGATATGTCAGATGTAAATCTAATCTAGACCAAATATACGATAAGTTCGACAGAAGAATGAATGGCAATGACAACTTTTTGGATATAGACCATTTAGAGGACTCTTTAAGGGATATGGCAAGAGAAACTACAATAAAACTGAAACCTTTAATGGATCAAGCCACCAAGCTACAGGACTATAAGGCTACTATTCGTTTTGTTCAAGAGTCCAAGGAACTATTTGATTTGCCAAAAAAGCTGGTTGATGGCGTTAACAAACAAGATCATGCCAAATTAATGTTTGAATACAGGCGTGGGATGCAAATTCACTCCAAACTCAATAGAAACCCAGTTGTGACACGCGTTTGGAATGAAGTCGAAGCGGTAATAGATCAATATAGGGAAGATACCTGGGATCAGTTGGTGGCTCCTCTGGAAAACCAAACCCAAGAATACTTCCTCCCTTTGATGTCAAAACTGATGGACCTTAAGGTTGAGGACAATCCGATTACTAAGTGGATGGATACAAGGATCTCTCACTTTGATTCACAATTGACGGAGTTATCACAAACACTGATGAACAAAATATTGGCAGCAAAGAAAAACATACTGAAGAATAGTTCAGGGGACGATATTGAACTGTCGTTTTATTTAAATATGGAAACTTATTCAGAAGATGAATCCGATAAATCAAGACGGAACTACAGCTTGACAGATTCTCCAATTGTTGTTGAAATGTGGCTACTGATTCTGAAATATATTGCATCCATATCAAATCTATGCTCAAGTTTTGTTGAGTTTTGGGAACATGTCGAAAGATTTGTAAATAATACTTATCAAACAACATTATTAAATGAAAAGAGGAAAGATAATATAATCGGTCTGGGTGAGCTATCTCAAGATGAAGAAACTTTGCTTCAATTATcggaagaagaaattgcTAACAAAAGAGAAAAGGGTGAAAACTTTGTAAGGTTGGTGAACCGAGTATTATGCGACCTATTTCTAGCATCACAAGAGAGCCTGGGAAACGGTCCAGCAAAAATAAAAGAGGATGGTCTTCCTTCAAATTACGGTTTCATTCCTCCAAGGTGTAATAGTTTGAGTTGTCTTCGATACTTGCCAAAAATTGTCGACCCTATTTTCAAATTCACAACGGAACTAGCCCAACTCATGATAACCGATAAATCCATAGAAATCTTGCGACAATTAGTTGCCAGAGTATTAAATCGATGTGTTGGAGCGATTTCTTCTACGAAGTTAAGAGACATGTCAAATTCACATATTTTAGAAGATTGGGAAGTTTACACCCGGACTGCTGAAGAACAATACTGCATAACACAATATCCAGCGATTGTGCTATCTTTTAATTACTATAGTATTCGCACAGTTCGGGATATGCTATTTTCATACGAGAAACTGCCAGTTTTAAATGGTGTTTCAATAGTTTCCCATCCATCAAAACAATTCTTAATGGAGATTGAAGCACAGCAAATTGTATCGCTAGAGTCAGTACTTGAATCAATCTTGAAAAATGCCACAAAGGATAAAGATTTGCCAAGAAATTCACACACAATCCTCACCTTATCCAATCTACAACACATCAAGAAATATACATTTCCAGAAATTTTACAATATTTTGATGAAGCATTTGAATCCAATTTAAGTAACAGGAAATCAAGTATATTTGTTTTGTTGGATAAAATGGAAACTTCAATCTTTGGCAACTATATATCTGGTTTAAAAATTACCCTAAAAGAAATATTGGAAAAGAAGTTCCACGATATTAACTGGTCAAAGCACAGTTCTAATTCTTTTCGTGTTGGTGACTATATCATTGAGGCGCTTATGGTTCTCGTTACTGTCCATAGCGAATGCTTTCAACTTGGTCCGCAGTTAATAAACCAAATTTTTAAGGAAACACAAATATTTATATCGAAGTATTTGTTTGAAGCATTTAAACCATATACTGGTAATATTTCAGCTGATGGTTTGCTGCAGGTGACAGTGGACTTGCAGTTTTTTCAGAAAGTTTTGGGATCTCATCTAGAGAAGGAAACCGAAGTAGTATTGACGGCCTGCTTACAAAATTGTATGTCTAATGATCTAGTCAAAATGCAAACATGTATTACAGAGACAGAACCTATTGTTGCATCAAATTTAAGTAGAACTTCTGTACAATTTGCCTCATTCCATTAA
- the SMD3 gene encoding mRNA splicing protein SMD3 (Syntenic homolog of Ashbya gossypii AGL157C; Syntenic homolog of Saccharomyces cerevisiae YLR147C (SMD3)), translated as MSTPGIPVKLLNEAHGHTVSLELTSGETYRGKLVESEDNMNCQLTDVTLTARNGKVTHMDHIFIRGSHVKFFVVPDMFKSAPLFRTGPVHKPPPPIRGPKRR; from the coding sequence TTAAATTATTGAATGAGGCACATGGTCATACTGTCTCTCTTGAATTGACTTCAGGTGAAACTTATAGAGGAAAGTTAGTAGAAAGTGAGGACAATATGAACTGCCAGTTAACAGACGTCACCCTCACAGCTCGCAATGGGAAGGTAACGCATATGGATCACATTTTCATTAGAGGTTCGCATGTTAAATTCTTTGTCGTTCCTGATATGTTTAAAAGCGCGCCACTTTTTAGAACAGGGCCTGTACATAAGCCGCCACCACCAATACGGGGGCCAAAGAGGAGGTAG
- the RMP1 gene encoding Rmp1p (Syntenic homolog of Ashbya gossypii AGL160W; Syntenic homolog of Saccharomyces cerevisiae YLR145W (RMP1)), protein MSEIGIALSCLLQESRLINLLYHRNKNQHKGSHWWASLHMLKCTTTQVINVLQKPVKYRRDLLLLYSLLRRFLKTRLKRIYYEYNTLISQGQFITLGVVLLGVLARVNSVFKEIMQLHSVEFERFAYKSNPKKEEVHDVGRNVDEEIGTLIDDRKEARLLTADAERIRGIDATEATKDTIVSGTMVTSLNVRKKKKKQKAKRSAIDDIFG, encoded by the coding sequence ATGTCTGAAATTGGAATTGCTCTTAGTTGCCTATTACAGGAGTCGCGGCTAATAAACCTCTTGTACCATAGAAATAAGAATCAACACAAGGGCTCACATTGGTGGGCAAGTCTGCACATGTTGAAATGTACCACTACGCAAGTTATCAATGTCCTACAAAAACCAGTAAAATATAGGAGGGATTTGCTTCTGTTGTATTCACTCCTGCGAAGATTTTTGAAAACCCGACTGAAAAGAATTTACTATGAATACAACACGCTCATATCTCAGGGGCAGTTCATAACGCTTGGGGTTGTATTACTAGGCGTCTTAGCTAGGGTAAATTCCGTTTTTAAAGAGATTATGCAGCTTCATAGCGTGGAATTTGAAAGATTTGCATACAAATCAAATCCTAAAAAGGAAGAGGTGCATGATGTCGGACGCaatgttgatgaagaaatAGGGACACTCATAGATGATAGAAAGGAGGCCCGGCTATTAACAGCGGATGCCGAGAGAATAAGAGGTATTGACGCCACTGAAGCCACTAAAGATACTATTGTAAGTGGAACAATGGTTACAAGTTTGAATGTTCGcaagaaaaagaagaaacaAAAGGCTAAACGTTCTGCAATAGATGATATCTTCGGCTAA